A region of the Lycium barbarum isolate Lr01 chromosome 1, ASM1917538v2, whole genome shotgun sequence genome:
TCACTTTAAGCAATTTGTACAGATTATCCACAGTATCAAAACCGAGAGCATACCAAACACTAAGCCCTTCACCGCGTAAACTTGAGGAGGGAAGCTCCATAAGTTCAAGAGTAGATATATTAAAAAGTGAAACTTGATGACCCGTGTGAAGGCAAGCAAGGCCATTTATAACGGGGGTAATATCCTTATAACCAAAATAAGGCAAACGCGCTCGATGAACGAACACTTCATTCTTCCCATTTAGGGACGCGTAATAGAGGCCCTTCAAGCGAGAATAGTCGGGCAAAAGATGGATGAGTATACCACCGCAAGGCCTATGAGCTTTCATGAATTCAGGTTGACGGATCATTGAAGACCAAGATGTCGATACACACTTAAATCTGTCCAAGGCCTTGACGGGTAGCCGAGTTAGCACTTTGAACGCCATATCAGAATGAATTTCTTTAGCGTTTACTGAACTGCACCTGGTAATCTTCTTCATCTACTTCCTTTTCGAGATGTCAGAAGGGATTTCGCTTTTGATAGTAATTTTAATCATCTTCTTCTCTTTCAAGATGTCAGAAGGGATTTCTTTCTTGATAGTAATTTTATTCATCTTCTGTGTGACTTGCGTATGCATGTGCTTTATCATCTCCCCTTTTAATGGAAGCAAACCCTCTGATAGATTCCTAACCCAAGCAGAAACTGAAACCTTGTCAGACTAGGAAGGCGATAAATATGGTCTTGGTTAGTACTTATCAAAATATATAGaagagtgtgtgtgtgtatatatatgtggtcTCGCTTAGCAGGTATAACTACCGAAAGacattaatagcctgtttggccaagcttatttttcccacAAAAGTTCTTAGTT
Encoded here:
- the LOC132609287 gene encoding putative F-box protein At1g47790; this encodes MKKITRCSSVNAKEIHSDMAFKVLTRLPVKALDRFKCVSTSWSSMIRQPEFMKAHRPCGGILIHLLPDYSRLKGLYYASLNGKNEVFVHRARLPYFGYKDITPVINGLACLHTGHQVSLFNISTLELMELPSSSLRGEGLSVWYALGFDTVDNLYKLLKVSSTVANRLVYEILTLETSSRSAWRWREIAQEGFPWFFHYY